Proteins found in one Actinokineospora alba genomic segment:
- a CDS encoding TfoX/Sxy family protein, translated as MAYDETLATRVRGLIGDLPGVTEKKMFGALVFFLRGNMSCGVYGDGLIVRMSPDDSAAALAEPGARVPEMGGRPMKNWVQVEPDHLADDGDLDGWVQRGVAYAGTLPAK; from the coding sequence ATGGCATACGACGAAACGCTCGCCACGAGGGTCAGGGGACTGATCGGCGACCTGCCGGGAGTGACCGAGAAGAAGATGTTCGGCGCCCTCGTCTTCTTCTTGCGGGGAAACATGTCCTGCGGTGTCTACGGCGACGGCTTGATCGTGCGGATGTCGCCCGACGATTCCGCGGCGGCCTTGGCCGAACCTGGCGCACGGGTACCCGAGATGGGTGGGCGCCCGATGAAGAACTGGGTCCAGGTCGAGCCGGACCACCTCGCCGACGACGGCGACCTGGACGGCTGGGTCCAGCGGGGCGTCGCCTACGCCGGAACCCTGCCCGCCAAGTGA